One region of Candidatus Zixiibacteriota bacterium genomic DNA includes:
- the nth gene encoding endonuclease III, with product MPRESKPERIRRTRRIAGALKALYPAQCALTHDNPFQLLIATILSAQCTDQRVNIVTPKLFARFKTPDDFANADPKEVESIIRSTGFFRAKTRSIIGASRGLVVRHGGVIPRSLDLLVQLPGVGRKTANVVLGTAFGLAEGVVVDTHVGRLARRMKLTAHTDPVKIERDLIALLPRKVWIEFSHRMIWHGRAICVARRPRCEQCPLVPDCPGAKDHLPTSHRAARPG from the coding sequence GTGCCGCGTGAATCCAAACCAGAAAGGATCCGGCGCACGCGACGCATCGCCGGTGCGCTCAAGGCGCTGTATCCGGCCCAGTGCGCATTGACGCATGACAACCCATTCCAGCTCCTGATCGCAACGATCCTCTCGGCGCAATGCACCGACCAACGGGTGAACATTGTGACGCCGAAGCTCTTCGCGCGGTTCAAGACTCCGGATGATTTCGCGAATGCCGATCCGAAAGAAGTCGAATCGATCATCCGCTCGACCGGATTCTTCCGCGCCAAGACCAGGAGCATTATCGGCGCCAGCCGCGGGCTCGTCGTGCGCCACGGCGGGGTCATCCCCCGATCGCTCGATTTGCTGGTTCAACTCCCCGGCGTTGGACGCAAGACCGCCAATGTGGTTCTGGGAACCGCATTCGGCTTGGCCGAGGGAGTGGTGGTCGACACACATGTCGGTCGGCTGGCGCGGCGAATGAAACTGACCGCTCACACCGACCCGGTCAAGATCGAACGCGACCTCATCGCGCTGTTACCCCGGAAGGTATGGATTGAGTTTTCGCACCGAATGATCTGGCACGGCCGCGCAATCTGCGTGGCACGCCGTCCCAGATGCGAACAGTGCCCATTGGTGCCGGATTGTCCGGGGGCGAAGGACCACTTGCCGACGAGCCACAGGGCTGCGCGTCCCGGATAA